In Aegilops tauschii subsp. strangulata cultivar AL8/78 chromosome 3, Aet v6.0, whole genome shotgun sequence, one genomic interval encodes:
- the LOC109735604 gene encoding uncharacterized protein, translating into MDDVWCSLDMAADIAGLHSALADPFWPADLDLMVSTHEVEGIADMDASGFFVGGGDDRFMLPSSTTSSLSSKRSLSLDSGGSSGSGSFSLDLADASRYQAPALPVPHNPLAGAVDHDDEAIMRAMMAVMSSSSASPSSSASSHPQPFCRDRDSNMQQQSAAMARQLRGGRSGHVMVKSSLSMSPERSSSGGPGQQQEDPTRAASGHTGQLYHMMSERKRREKLNDSFHTLRSLLPPCSKKDKTTVLTKAAWYLKTLEAQVSELEEKNNKLEKHIPTYDREEDVPHQQRRQRAKVQITKAASDEVVNLTVMVMVECDVVELVLRILECLRWMEQVSVMSVDADTYSPQVLLKAIASIKLRIVDHDWNEALFHEAMAKAVNDATVFRPPLVLTA; encoded by the exons ATGGATGATGTGTGGTGCAGCCTCGACATGGCCGCCGACATCGCCGGCCTCCACAGCGCCCTCGCCGACCCATTCTGGCCCGCCGACCTTGACCTCATGGTTTCGACCCACGAG GTGGAGGGTATAGCGGACATGGACGCGAGCGGCTTCTTCGTAGGAGGAGGGGATGACCGCTTCATGCTGCCGTCGTCGACGACGTCGTCACTCTCGTCGAAGCGATCACTCTCCCTCGACAGCGGCGGCTCCTCAGGCTCAGGGTCTTTCTCGCTCGACCTCGCGGACGCCTCGCGGTACCAGGCGCCGGCGCTGCCCGTGCCGCACAACCCCTTGGCGGGCGCCGTCGACCACGACGACGAGGCGATCATGCGGGCTATGATGGCGGTCATGTCTTCGTCCTCTGCCTCCCCGTCCTCCTCGGCATCGTCCCATCCGCAGCCCTTCTGCCGGGACCGGGACAGCAACATGCAACAACAGTCAGCAGCCATGGCGCGGCAGCTGCGTGGAGGACGAAGTGGCCACGTGATGGTGAAGAGCAGCCTCTCCATGTCGCCGGAGAGAAGCAGCAGCGGCGGCCCGGGACAGCAGCAGGAGGATCCGACGAGGGCCGCGAGCGGCCACACCGGCCAGCTCTACCACATGATGTCAGAGAGGAAGCGACGGGAGAAGCTCAACGACAGCTTCCACACGCTGAGGTCGCTCCTTCCCCCCTGCTCAAAG AAGGACAAGACAACGGTGCTGACTAAGGCGGCGTGGTACCTAAAGACGCTGGAGGCGCAGGTCTCTGAGCTGGAGGAGAAGAACAACAAGCTGGAAAAGCACATCCCGACCTACGACCGTGAGGAGGACGTGCCGCACCAGCAGAGGCGGCAGAGGGCTAAGGTCCAGATCACCAAGGCGGCGTCGGACGAGGTGGTGAAcctgacggtgatggtgatggtggAGTGTGACGTGGTGGAGCTGGTGCTACGCATCCTGGAGTGCCTCCGGTGGATGGAGCAGGTCAGCGTCATGTCCGTCGACGCTGACACCTACTCCCCGCAGGTGTTGCTCAAGGCCATAGCCAGCATCAAGCTCCGGATCGTG GACCACGACTGGAACGAGGCCTTGTTCCACGAGGCCATGGCCAAGGCTGTTAACGACGCAACCGTGTTTCGTCCTCCTCTCGTGCTCACCGCGTAG